From a single Sinorhizobium sp. RAC02 genomic region:
- the pdeM gene encoding ligase-associated DNA damage response endonuclease PdeM: MGIQDFDAVSARTVVAGVEAVCDPLGALYLPETRLLVVSDLHLEKGAAFARRGMMLPPYDTLATLKVLEAVITRHDPAIVVSLGDNFHDRIGSAHLPEIFRSKITDLARGRDWIWINGNHDPDGTVDLPGQSADELHYAGLAFRHEPSLISPAGEIAGHLHPAATVVRREKAVRRPCFATDGKRMLMPAFGLMTGGLDLRHKAMIGLFDRPNLIAHMLGRDRIYSVRFANLRG, encoded by the coding sequence ATGGGCATACAGGATTTCGACGCCGTCTCGGCGCGCACCGTCGTCGCGGGCGTGGAAGCCGTGTGCGATCCGCTCGGCGCGCTCTACCTGCCGGAAACCCGCCTGCTCGTCGTCTCGGACCTGCATCTCGAAAAGGGCGCGGCCTTCGCGCGCCGCGGCATGATGCTGCCGCCCTACGATACGCTGGCAACGCTCAAGGTGCTGGAAGCCGTCATCACCCGGCACGATCCGGCAATCGTCGTCAGCCTAGGCGACAATTTCCACGATCGTATCGGCTCCGCCCATCTTCCGGAGATTTTCCGCAGCAAGATCACGGACCTTGCACGCGGGCGCGACTGGATCTGGATCAACGGCAACCATGATCCGGACGGCACTGTCGACCTGCCCGGCCAATCCGCCGACGAACTGCACTATGCCGGCCTTGCCTTCCGCCACGAGCCGTCGCTGATTTCCCCCGCGGGCGAGATCGCCGGACACCTACATCCGGCCGCCACCGTCGTCCGCCGCGAGAAGGCGGTGCGCCGCCCCTGCTTTGCAACCGATGGGAAGCGGATGCTGATGCCCGCCTTCGGTCTGATGACCGGCGGCCTCGATCTGCGCCACAAGGCGATGATCGGTCTCTTCGACCGGCCAAACCTCATCGCCCATATGCTCGGTCGCGACCGCATCTATTCGGTGCGCTTCGCGAACCTGCGCGGTTGA
- a CDS encoding PQQ-dependent sugar dehydrogenase, with protein MLAATLLAAPTFAQTAKTAETENANAPDQKPAFENQTRAALPDAVPEISVDVVAEGLPHLWAMEFLPDGRILVTTKEGAMHVVSQENGEASPPIEGVPAVMSEGQGGLLDVALAPDFESSNRIYFSFSEPREGGNGTSVASARLTEEDGKLALQDLKVIFQQMPTYDGDKHFGSRLVFGPEGQLYVTVGERSDRETRVGAQDLGSGFGKVFRIDAEGKALSDNPFAKQDGALPEIWSYGRRNLQAATLDGQGRLWTVEHGPKGGDELNRPEAGKNYGWPKVTYGIEYSGSPVGEGITTLQGTEQPVYYWDPVIGPSGMAFYNGDAIPEWKGAFLIGGLVSQGLVVLHMEGDKVAREERVPLDARIRDVKVAPDGTVFALTEGRGGGESTILRLVKAS; from the coding sequence ATGCTCGCCGCCACACTTCTGGCTGCTCCGACTTTCGCCCAGACGGCAAAGACGGCCGAAACCGAAAATGCCAACGCGCCTGACCAGAAGCCGGCCTTCGAAAATCAGACCCGCGCGGCTCTTCCCGATGCGGTGCCTGAGATCAGCGTCGATGTCGTGGCGGAAGGCCTGCCGCATCTCTGGGCCATGGAATTCCTGCCCGACGGGCGCATCCTTGTGACGACGAAGGAAGGCGCCATGCATGTCGTCTCGCAGGAAAACGGCGAGGCAAGCCCGCCGATCGAGGGCGTTCCAGCGGTCATGTCCGAAGGGCAGGGCGGCCTGCTCGACGTGGCGCTGGCCCCCGATTTTGAAAGCTCCAACCGCATCTACTTCTCCTTCTCTGAACCGCGCGAGGGCGGCAACGGCACGTCGGTCGCCTCAGCGCGGCTGACAGAAGAGGATGGCAAGCTGGCACTCCAGGACCTGAAGGTGATCTTCCAGCAGATGCCGACCTATGACGGCGACAAGCACTTTGGCTCACGGCTGGTTTTCGGCCCGGAAGGTCAGCTCTACGTGACCGTCGGCGAGCGCTCGGACCGCGAGACGCGTGTCGGAGCACAGGATCTCGGCAGCGGCTTCGGCAAGGTTTTCCGCATCGACGCGGAGGGCAAGGCGCTTTCCGACAATCCCTTTGCCAAGCAGGACGGCGCGTTGCCGGAAATCTGGAGCTATGGTCGCCGTAACCTGCAGGCCGCCACGCTGGATGGCCAGGGCCGCCTGTGGACCGTCGAGCATGGGCCGAAGGGTGGCGACGAGTTGAACCGCCCGGAGGCGGGCAAGAACTACGGCTGGCCGAAGGTGACCTATGGCATCGAATATAGCGGCAGCCCGGTCGGCGAAGGCATCACCACGCTGCAGGGCACGGAACAGCCGGTCTATTACTGGGATCCGGTAATCGGCCCCTCCGGCATGGCCTTCTACAACGGCGACGCCATTCCGGAATGGAAGGGCGCCTTCCTGATCGGCGGCCTCGTCAGCCAGGGCCTCGTCGTCTTGCACATGGAGGGCGACAAGGTGGCCCGCGAGGAACGCGTGCCGCTCGACGCCCGCATCCGCGACGTGAAGGTCGCGCCGGACGGCACCGTCTTTGCGTTGACGGAAGGGCGAGGCGGCGGGGAATCGACGATCCTCAGGCTGGTGAAGGCAAGTTAG
- a CDS encoding dihydrofolate reductase family protein, translating to MAKVIVWNLVTLDGFFEGEKKWDLDFHNRAWGPELEKLSSDFGASAGLLVFGRVTYEGMKAYWTTAEDEGEGEVKAYMNALPKLVASRTITSSDWNNTEMTADIVGEITRRKQALDKTIYVFGSADLTDSLLKAGLVDEVMLAIVPVQLGKGTPFFKEGARRDFDLVEAKPLSNGAILARYAPATA from the coding sequence ATGGCAAAGGTAATCGTCTGGAACCTCGTGACGCTCGACGGCTTCTTCGAGGGCGAGAAGAAATGGGACCTCGACTTTCATAACCGAGCCTGGGGACCGGAGCTGGAAAAGCTCAGCAGCGACTTCGGCGCTTCCGCCGGTCTGCTCGTCTTCGGCCGTGTCACCTATGAGGGCATGAAGGCCTACTGGACGACGGCGGAGGACGAGGGCGAGGGCGAGGTGAAGGCCTACATGAATGCCCTGCCGAAACTTGTTGCCTCGCGCACGATCACATCGTCCGACTGGAACAACACCGAAATGACGGCCGACATTGTCGGCGAGATCACGAGGCGCAAGCAGGCGCTCGACAAGACGATCTACGTCTTCGGCAGCGCCGACCTGACGGATTCGCTCCTGAAGGCCGGTCTCGTCGACGAGGTGATGCTGGCGATCGTGCCGGTACAGCTCGGCAAGGGCACGCCCTTCTTCAAGGAAGGCGCGCGGCGCGATTTCGATCTGGTCGAAGCCAAGCCGCTTTCGAATGGTGCAATTCTCGCGCGCTATGCACCGGCTACGGCCTGA
- a CDS encoding helix-turn-helix domain-containing protein, translating to MKDTHRSGCPINLTLEILGDRWSLIILRDMMFGNRRHFRELLTKSEEGIASNILADRLRRLVDEGLISKADDPSHKQKALYSLTEMGIALVPVFAMMGAWGRRFLSVTEDLSIRAELLEDGGPEMWDAFMEELRAIHMGSPPPARSVFGELQAAYAATVARSVKSTAPA from the coding sequence ATGAAAGACACCCATCGTTCCGGCTGCCCGATCAACCTGACACTTGAAATCCTCGGCGACCGCTGGAGCCTGATCATTCTGCGCGACATGATGTTCGGCAACCGCCGGCATTTTCGCGAACTGCTGACGAAATCGGAAGAAGGTATTGCTTCGAACATTCTCGCGGACCGACTCCGCCGTCTTGTCGATGAAGGCCTGATCAGCAAGGCAGACGATCCGAGCCACAAGCAGAAGGCGCTCTACAGCCTCACCGAAATGGGCATCGCGCTGGTGCCGGTCTTCGCCATGATGGGCGCCTGGGGCCGGCGCTTCCTGTCGGTGACGGAGGACCTGTCGATCCGCGCGGAGCTGCTGGAGGATGGCGGCCCGGAGATGTGGGACGCCTTCATGGAGGAGCTGCGTGCCATCCATATGGGCAGCCCGCCGCCGGCCCGCTCGGTCTTCGGAGAATTGCAGGCCGCCTACGCGGCGACGGTCGCGCGCAGCGTCAAATCGACAGCGCCGGCTTGA
- a CDS encoding universal stress protein — MYKHILVPTDGSELSSAAVEQALQLAKALGAKVSVMTVAEPLHILPITPDKVINVRAEYEEQVRQEGLRILGSAEDRAVTVGVSAATVQVTAGDAWQAIIDTATERGCDLIAMASHGRRGIGAFLMGSVTTKVLSHSTIPVLVYRS, encoded by the coding sequence ATGTACAAGCATATTCTCGTTCCGACGGACGGTTCGGAACTGTCCTCGGCCGCCGTCGAGCAGGCGCTTCAGCTTGCCAAGGCGCTTGGTGCGAAAGTGTCGGTCATGACGGTGGCCGAGCCGCTGCACATCCTGCCGATTACGCCCGACAAGGTGATCAACGTGCGGGCGGAATACGAGGAACAGGTGCGCCAGGAGGGCCTGCGCATTCTTGGCTCGGCGGAAGACAGGGCCGTTACAGTGGGCGTTTCGGCGGCGACGGTGCAGGTGACGGCGGGTGATGCCTGGCAGGCGATCATCGATACGGCCACGGAGCGCGGCTGCGACCTCATCGCCATGGCCTCGCACGGCCGGCGGGGCATCGGCGCCTTCCTGATGGGCAGCGTCACCACCAAGGTGCTCAGCCACTCGACCATCCCGGTGCTCGTCTACCGTTCCTGA
- a CDS encoding TIGR02186 family protein: MRAIAALLLALGLAFPAAAQVLEDRPVEFPEKLEIGISTDEIAISSDFRGADLTIFGAIENYDPALLAQGKYDIVVALEGPKDNNTVRVKERIFGIWVNRRSMTFELVPESYSLSSTRDVETIAEPAMLNGVGVGIQHIRLSPVGYLGDGSNLTEFRDAFRRLKESGGFYQKDPGGVQFISASLFKATVRLPASVPNGTHVVRAHLFRDGVFIAEKALPLRVMKTGIEQMISNAAYNNSLAYGAFSVFLALLTGWLASVVYRKD; this comes from the coding sequence ATGAGAGCGATAGCAGCCCTCCTGCTGGCGCTTGGTCTTGCTTTTCCCGCCGCCGCGCAGGTGCTGGAAGACAGGCCGGTGGAGTTTCCCGAAAAGCTCGAGATCGGCATTTCGACGGACGAGATCGCGATTTCCTCGGATTTCCGCGGTGCCGACCTGACGATCTTCGGGGCGATCGAAAACTATGATCCCGCCCTGCTGGCTCAAGGCAAGTACGACATCGTCGTGGCGCTCGAAGGGCCGAAGGACAACAATACGGTGCGCGTGAAGGAGCGCATCTTCGGCATCTGGGTCAACCGCCGCTCGATGACCTTCGAGCTGGTACCGGAATCCTATTCGCTGTCGAGCACGCGCGATGTCGAGACGATCGCCGAGCCCGCTATGCTGAACGGCGTCGGTGTCGGCATCCAGCATATCCGCCTGTCGCCCGTCGGCTATCTCGGCGACGGCAGCAACCTCACCGAGTTCCGTGACGCGTTCCGGCGGCTGAAGGAGAGCGGCGGGTTCTACCAGAAGGATCCGGGTGGCGTGCAGTTCATCAGCGCCAGTCTGTTCAAGGCGACGGTGCGGCTGCCGGCGAGCGTGCCGAACGGCACCCATGTCGTGCGTGCGCATCTCTTCCGTGATGGCGTGTTCATCGCCGAGAAGGCGCTGCCCCTGCGCGTGATGAAGACCGGCATCGAGCAGATGATCTCCAATGCCGCTTACAACAATTCGCTCGCCTATGGCGCCTTTTCCGTCTTTCTCGCCCTTCTTACAGGCTGGCTCGCCAGCGTCGTCTACCGCAAGGATTGA